DNA sequence from the Phoenix dactylifera cultivar Barhee BC4 chromosome 13, palm_55x_up_171113_PBpolish2nd_filt_p, whole genome shotgun sequence genome:
atttgaataataTATGACAAATCATCCCAGATTGTTTCTGTCCATTATTTGTTGGTTTCTCTTTTACAAGTTATATACCTTTATACTTTCAAATTTCTGATTAACTTGTGTACAAGCCTGCCATTGTATTAGCTGTAATAATATTGCTGGGAATGTTTATGAATACAGCATTTCATTGGTCTGTTATAACtataaaaaaatgattaaagaaactAAGAAAACCATAGCACCAGATCATTGTTTATGGGCTTTCCTTGTGTAGTTTCTCATCAGGTAGCCTTTGAGGCCAACTTCTGGCACATGATAGTTTTATCTGAACCATGCTAGGTCTCACTTTCTGATGTTCATCTTCTCTTCATGTTCAAATGCTATCagcttttttttccttattcaAGATACATCTCATCAATGCTGCACCGGTTTCCTTTGTGCCATTTTCTATGATACCTGGATGACATGTCTGATCTCAAATTCAACATTTTTAGATTATGGGTTTTGCATATAACCCCTTCCTTATAAACCTCCATTTATATATTTGCAGATCAAGACCTCTCTTATCTCAGAAATTCCTCTTGAAGACTGAAGTTAACTTCTCATCAATCACAATAGAATAGTTTCTGCACTTTTTGCCATTTCTACCCTTGTTTGACCCTTAGGTTCTTCTAGCTAGTGTGCTGCTTGTGCTTCTTGATACCTTGTCATTGAATTTGAGCTCCTTGTCCCCActttttctagacttaagatcttGATTCTACCTTGAATTATGAGACAATGGTGTTGAGGCATAATTTACCAGCTAGAAGCTCCAAAGGGCCAACTGAGAGTAGTAGTCGGGAGAAGCTTgacaaatattttattatggctAATCAAAAGTTAATTTGGGTCCCTATTGGTTTATCTCTGGGATAAAAGATATCCTGATATGCGAATATGTAGAAGAGGGATCTTTTATGCAATGAATCTATAATGGGAGGGTTATATTCAAAAACTGTTAAATTTCAAATGTAGTTTGTGCACACAGATTACTGCTATAATATATGTGCAAACGTTAGCTTTTACTCCAACGTCTTCCTTCTTACATTTAGAATGTGCACTTTGTTTTGCACATTTGTACGTTGAACTCTTAGTCGAGACCTTAATATGTTTTAGGTGTGTAATTAGCTTATATTATCATATACCTATTTTGTTTGTCAAGAGCCTATATGGAGACTGTTGGATCTGAAGGTACTGGTGAATCTACTGGAGTTATTTGACATATTTTCCAAATATAGCTTGAAACAATTTGGCTGGATACCTCAAATCCATCAAAGGTTCAAAGGGCGTAAATTTAGTGTAGCTTGTTTAGTTAGTAGGGCGAATTTCCTTACTATGGACTGTGTTTCTACAATAAACACTCTTTGGAGAGCAACAGGAGGAGCAACATATAGAAAAGGAATTAAATGTGACAGGAGGAAGCATAACCTTGATCTAAAAGTTGGACAAGAATATCTGCATTGAGTGTTTTAAGGTACTCTCAATTAATAAAACACAAGCTTGAGAAGGTTTTAGCCCGAGAGTAGCTCAAACACTAGGCTTCGGCAAATTAAACTCCAATCGAAGTAGTAGCTTTCTTTGAAAGATTAATATTCAGGCTTGATTTATAGCAAAGACTGCATTTTCATGCCTTGGACTAGCAAGCATTTTATACATTATGGAATTACTCGCAACTGGGTGATATTTTCATGTTTGTACTTAACTGTAAATAACTTTTAGATAGATTGATCTTATGTTGAGATCTTAGCCCATTATTCGAAGCCTGCTTTTTTGTGGCATTCGCTTGTTTGCTACCCACACATGTATGCAGTCACAATGCTCTTGCCCCAATAATGAAGAGATTATACTTGCAAGTATATGTGTGCAGTCATCTTGCTCTAGTCTGAGTAGCTATAATCAGAATAGCTGATATACTGATTCTACCCTAATGATCCAACGATGCCTATGTTATTACTGTCTCAAGAAAGTGGGACATAAATGCTTTAAATGCTGTTTAATCTGTGCAGAGAAATGGAAGTTGTTATGCTTGCATTAGGAAGACCAAAATGTCTTTATGTTGCAGCAATGTCCAATACTGCCTGGCATAGTCTAATGAGCAATTTATAGCAAATCATTCCCCAATCAACTCCGTAGTCAATAGCTAGATCTCAATGCCTCTTGCTTCTGTTTTGCCAGATATTTCTTGTATAAATTTTGGCATAAATCTTCATTTTTAAATAAACTGGATGCCAAAGTTTTTGTTTGTTACAGTTCCATAAACATTTAGTTTGCTGATAGTTGTCTAAGAAATGTCGAGCACTTTTAGTCCTTTTtgcttttcaaaatttttgttCTTGGACACCAAAAGGTGGATATTTAATAGgttattattatattacttaCTGCTATTTGATTGTACATATTCTAACCAGACATGTTTTTTCTAATCTAATCTTTTGATTGATGTTGGTCCTTTGCTGTTTGATATCAGCACCATCTTCCCCTTATTTCAGTTATTCAACATCAGAAAAGGAGTATGACTTTTTAGCTTTTGACCAGGACAGGTACCTCTCACATGGTGCTGTTTGCATTATTGTATGAAGATGGTTGCTAGTACTGATACATGTGATGATCAGGTACCCTGTACTTAAAGAGAGATCGAATTTGGACAGCATGTTTGATCCACCTGCTTGGTCTTTTTTGAAAACAGAGGACTCGAAGGATAGCATGAGTTTGTTGAGGTGAGGTTTTGGATCTCCTTTTGATTTTTCCTTTCTTGTACATTCACTTTCAGATTCTAATCCTATTTCTTTAATTTACTTGAACTTACAGTGAAGAGTCATGTTCATCAGCTGCAGGTTATTCATGATTTGCGATCATAAAATTCTGATTTGCAAAGTTAAAATTTCATTTTGGCATGATTCTtgcaaaaacaaagaaaaacaaaagaaaggaaagcttcCTTTTGCCATTAACATCATGTTATTTGCAGTGAGGGAAGAAAGAAGTAATGGCTTAAGATCTGACCAAATGAAACTGAAAGATTGCAAGAtaaatcacttggatgagcttcaTATGAGCTTTGATAAGAAGTATAATTTAGAGAAAGTTTTGGAAGATGAAATGATTTGTACAAGCCTTGGTAGAGCTTCTGGAGAAAGGAATCTGGCAGGAATGGAGAACGATAAAAGCATATCAAATCAATTGAGTTTGAAAGCAGGTTATTGCTCAGAAAAGGCCTCTTCCCATCAGGGAATTTTAGAACCAAATCGCATTTCCTTGTTCAAGAATGAGCGCAGACCAGCTAATGAGGCTTCCCTTGCCCCTTCCTGTCCCAAAAGTTCTACAGAAACAAATACCGCATCCTTTGACTGCAACATTTTGCATGAAGACAAACTGTTCGACCTTTTTCCTGTTCCAAAATTAAATCCTACTGCAGATTTGATCCAAAGGAGATCCGAATCAAAAGTTCCTTCTGAATGTGAACCTTCTAGCAACTTCAATTGTGAAAATGTAGAACAACTATCAGCCCCTGGTATTCAGTTCCAGAAGTCAGAAGCACATCCATTGGGCGCAGGTTATTTTCCATATTTATCTTCTGCTAAGAATTTTCATATAGATATTCAAATGCCTGATTCATCAGGTCAAAGGAATGCTGACAAGGATAATGGTGACCAAAACAGATATTTTGAGGAGTCCGAAAACAAAATATCCATCAAAAATTATTCTTTAAACTCACTAAGTGGTGAAACTGTAGCTGTTGCAGATTGCAAGGACAGTTGCAGTGAACATGAGGAATCAAAATATGAAGAACTGCTTGATGGTCCAAAAACCAGAAATCCTTTTGAGGAAGCTGGTGAGACTGCATTGCCCACGGAGGAACTTCCTTTGCATCTTAAAAGGAGCTGTATTGATGAGAAGTCGTAAGTATTGTCTTCTCCCCCTGAAGGTCTTCTTTTCCTGCACCTCTATGATCTAATTTCCGACTCTCCCGGAGAAAGATCTGTTATAGTATTGGACTAATGATCTCACCTGTGTCCTACAATACTTCGTCAGAGATCTCTCTGATGGTCGGTGTCCAGTTCAATATGAAGTGAGCAACAGAGGTTGTCGTTCCCTAttcatcctttattttgtacacCCTTTCTTTGAAATGTCTTCTgtgagttttctttttatggttATATGATTTTTGCAGACCCTATGAAAGAAAAGTTGGGACCTGAAAAAAGTTTTGTGAAAATGGGAGGCAACAAAACTGACACATCTTACCAGGTGATGCATGAAAGTTACGTTCTTCAACTTATGTGTGTCCAGAAGGTACTCATGGAAGCATCAGGAAAGGATGACGGGAAAAAAGTACGCGAATTGCCTTTTGTGCATCAATTTGGTGAAAAGACCTGTTAGGctatattgttgatgattaGCATGGTGATAGGCTCATTTTTAGGATACTTATTACATTTCCAAAGTCCTCCCTTGCTCAGCTGACTGGAAGTGACAGTTAATAAACTATGGTGTCTTAAATGAAGCATCACTAATGTTCTTAATGACAACATACTTTACTGCTGCCCTTCTGAACATGAATGGAGCATTCTTTCTGCTTATACTACTTAAATAATCCTTTCTGAGAATATATATCTCTAAACTGTTCCCGTATGTTTTATGTATTAAATATGCTTACCAATCTCTGAGACGGGGCAACTTGGTCACCATCTGCTCTGGATAGGTCTCGACCCTGATTAACCAGAATTGGTAGTGGTTGAAGGCGCAAATTCAGGTACAGGAGCAGGGACATTTACAGTAAGTGCTTAATTCCATGCTTGTAAAGATTGGAGGATGGTAACAATATCTCCAAGAAAGAAGATGAGAATTTTTTGTTACTTGAAACAGCAAAGCCTAAAGCATCACCGATTAAAGATTCAACAGATGCTCAACAAAACTTTTGTAATGATCAACTTGAATCATTCCTACAATTCCACTTACGTATCAAAAATCAAAACAGATTAAGATGGCTTAGATCTGGATGTTCCTACAAATTGAATCTGCAGTTTATGTGATCTGTTGCATGGCCCTGCAGCAGAAAGCAAACAAAAAGGTATGTTCATGGGTAAACATGTTTCAAGACTGCCTATGTGAAGCTATAGAGTTATGGAATAAGATAGCCTAGATCTGTATGGGAGGAGGTTTTATGTTGGAACCTTACGAGGTGCTTCCGTAGTGCTTTGACAGAGTTGTTCTGATTGCTTCTACTCGCATCACTGCTTccctaaaaaaaggaaaaaaaattatttgcccAAGGTTTGCATACCTAAGTATTTGGTATCGAGGTGGGCCCCCTTGcttgaaaaatatgatttttgggtcCGTGCCATGCATTTCctaattatcaaaatcaatattTCAAAAATCAGCATTGATTGTGGCACTGATTTTTGATTGAACCAGTACGATACCAGTATGTGCCGTATGACATGGTATGGGACTTTGTCCTGGTACGTATCTGGATAGCGCAaaggccttttttttatttttatttttttgtttttatatatttctATGCATAATGAGACATCGTGgtgactatatatatatatatatatatatatatatattgatttagTTGTATTTTAATGGTGTGATATTGGAATGTCGGTGTTCGTACTGACATTTGTCGAGTCAACATCGGTCAATTAACCAGCGGGAGATATGATATTGTAAAACCCGCATAATAACTTGTTTTATAAATTCAATTTCAAATAAAGTGTGTGGTACCCACAATGGAATAGactctttttttgtttaatattGTATGTGGGTTTTCCTCTGGTTACTATCTCTCAAGGGCAAAATCCTTGTTCCGATCCGCCTGTTCCTGGTTAGGATAGACAAAAGTAATTTCCTTTTTCTGGTTACAGACAAAAATAATTTCCTGTTCGGATTAGGATAAGACCAAAAAGATGAGGGCGAACAGGCAATATAGGATGCTCACGCCTGATTATAACAAAAGTTATTTGAACCATGTTGCCTTACGAATTATGTAACCTGAGATTGTTTCAGGATCACTGGGCTTGTAGCCTGGGTCTAGGATCTTTTGTCGCAATTCATCATACTTTTCAATCCATGAAGGACCTTCTGGTTCTCTACTAAAGTCAGGCAAGCTTTAGTggagtttaaaagtttttgctGCTCAATAAATCCAAATGATGCCTGTGGCTCACTTTTAGTGTATCCGTCCTACCTATGAATGCCTACGGAAATCACAAACTGACCTACAAAATATTCCAAAGTGGACTGGGCAATCCAATGGCATCTGCCGAATAGAGcactttctcttttcctctattttttcttttctgttttttttttttttttttttttttttttgattgagcCCAACATACACACCTACGAAAGCAGATCTCAATGTTGGCTACATTTAATAAAATCGCCTCAAACTTGATGAGGGAAAATTCAATTTTGATTTCTAGTATGTTCAACTTATTTCGCCACCAAACTAGCTAGCTTCTTGAAAATTAAATAGATACCCATACAATTATTACCTCTCATTGTATGGTTTGATGCGTAAAGCATGAAACAT
Encoded proteins:
- the LOC113460917 gene encoding uncharacterized protein LOC113460917 isoform X1, which translates into the protein MHLFSLWNIYFEMIYAVLFTTDHWILMTGSCHSFTVYLYEQITSSKMLQWMGGSRRKVTASRKSMHNRQKQYFEQRKRQQQAPGLENHNDVRNKRAHYQEEPRSLDILSLTNLATIAHGDYSSHINDLGSLQVDCKPSELSPAMMLKKITCQYFNNLEETCSTAFLNKLSAAGSPQYAPAGHSLSSKLDDCKMPGSPCEFISNNTGSKSKEQQEEVQNEVSILDLLGDDGPKGKPEGRSVPEAHVAFSVEGLGKVGMETPVHSPQPHKRGFPSPPKASRCMHSSASLKSVSYDLGLELNAIMHDVSMSMDDSLPEILCNSRGLFNDMVFTNRTKFMDSYLCPDVFENRTNNFNDKEEIILAETRNKQWKSRSDVLDDDFLDGGKYDVLWKKTPFCSDGYPSICPNSKSSEIYDYGFGDNYFLKKRTAVEAHKRSDTSAPSSPYFSYSTSEKEYDFLAFDQDRYPVLKERSNLDSMFDPPAWSFLKTEDSKDSMSLLSEESCSSAAVREERSNGLRSDQMKLKDCKINHLDELHMSFDKKYNLEKVLEDEMICTSLGRASGERNLAGMENDKSISNQLSLKAGYCSEKASSHQGILEPNRISLFKNERRPANEASLAPSCPKSSTETNTASFDCNILHEDKLFDLFPVPKLNPTADLIQRRSESKVPSECEPSSNFNCENVEQLSAPGIQFQKSEAHPLGAGYFPYLSSAKNFHIDIQMPDSSGQRNADKDNGDQNRYFEESENKISIKNYSLNSLSGETVAVADCKDSCSEHEESKYEELLDGPKTRNPFEEAGETALPTEELPLHLKRSCIDEKSDLSDGRCPVQYEVSNRDPMKEKLGPEKSFVKMGGNKTDTSYQVMHESYVLQLMCVQKVLMEASGKDDGKKVRELPFVHQFGEKTC